In bacterium, one genomic interval encodes:
- the rplU gene encoding 50S ribosomal protein L21: MYAVVATGGKQYRVSEGELITTELLGPAGAEVDLRPVLYVDGEVVLATPTELAAVAVKGRILEETKGPKIRGFTYKSKSNQRRRWGHRQRHSLVEITEIGMA; encoded by the coding sequence ATGTACGCAGTCGTGGCAACCGGCGGGAAGCAGTACCGCGTGAGCGAGGGCGAGTTGATCACCACCGAGTTGCTCGGCCCCGCGGGCGCGGAGGTCGACCTGCGTCCGGTTCTCTACGTGGACGGCGAGGTGGTGCTCGCCACGCCCACTGAGTTGGCGGCGGTGGCGGTGAAGGGCCGGATCCTCGAGGAGACCAAGGGGCCCAAGATCAGGGGCTTCACCTACAAGTCGAAGAGCAACCAGCGGCGGCGCTGGGGCCACCGCCAGCGGCACTCGCTGGTGGAGATAACCGAGATCGGGATGGCGTAG
- the rpmA gene encoding 50S ribosomal protein L27: MSKTKGGGSTRNGRDSQAKRLGVKVYDGTWVTAGSIIVRQRGTKFHPGHNVGRGGDDTLFATADGRVSFGNRGRRRLVDVLTD, encoded by the coding sequence ATGTCCAAGACCAAGGGCGGGGGCTCGACCCGCAACGGCAGAGATTCGCAGGCCAAGCGCCTCGGCGTGAAGGTCTACGACGGAACCTGGGTCACGGCCGGTTCCATCATCGTGCGCCAGCGAGGCACGAAGTTCCATCCGGGCCACAACGTGGGGCGCGGCGGCGACGACACCCTGTTCGCCACAGCGGATGGCCGCGTGTCGTTCGGCAACCGCGGCCGGCGCCGGCTGGTCGACGTTCTCACCGACTGA
- the obgE gene encoding GTPase ObgE: protein MSDFVDECALCVRGGDGGAGCVSFRREAHVDRGGPDGGDGGRGGDVWLEADRNVASLLAFRDHPHRRAASGSHGSGRGRHGAAGADLLVKVPEGTVVLSADGERLADLTSHGQRWPAAPGGSGGRGNARFLSNRRRAPRFAEQGEQPTERWLRLELKLLADVALVGFPNVGKSTLISRLSAARPKIADYPFTTLVPNLGVVVTDEEEEFVVADVPGLIEGASEGRGLGHRFLRHIERARALVLLVDLGPGAEIAPDAQLRILLAELGAYRPDLLQRRRLLVGSKADVATGSLPEADMAVSAVTGTGVAELTGRLATLVRQARQDEPQPDADVAPVVHRPVADRAADAVSVRREGDAWRVLGRPAERAVALSDLTDPQAQDYVAQRLRALGVDRELARAGAHAGDEVRIGSLAFDYEPDEAIAPAASASRPGRSGR, encoded by the coding sequence GTGTCCGACTTCGTCGACGAGTGCGCGCTCTGCGTGCGCGGTGGTGACGGCGGTGCCGGCTGCGTGTCCTTCCGCCGGGAGGCGCACGTCGACCGGGGCGGACCCGACGGGGGCGACGGCGGCCGCGGTGGCGACGTCTGGTTGGAGGCCGACCGCAATGTGGCGTCGCTGCTGGCATTCCGTGATCATCCGCACCGCCGGGCCGCCTCCGGGAGCCACGGATCGGGGCGGGGACGGCACGGAGCCGCCGGGGCCGACCTGCTGGTGAAGGTGCCGGAGGGCACCGTCGTACTCTCCGCCGACGGTGAGCGCCTCGCGGATCTGACGAGTCACGGTCAGCGATGGCCGGCCGCGCCGGGGGGTTCCGGCGGGCGAGGCAATGCCCGCTTCCTCAGCAACCGCCGCCGCGCGCCGCGCTTCGCCGAGCAGGGCGAGCAGCCCACCGAGCGCTGGTTGCGACTCGAGTTGAAGTTGCTCGCCGACGTGGCGCTGGTGGGGTTTCCGAACGTGGGCAAGAGCACGCTCATCTCCCGGCTCTCCGCCGCCCGTCCCAAGATCGCCGACTATCCCTTCACCACGCTCGTGCCCAACCTCGGTGTGGTCGTGACCGACGAGGAGGAGGAATTCGTGGTTGCCGACGTGCCCGGACTCATCGAGGGCGCCAGCGAGGGGCGGGGACTGGGGCATCGCTTCCTGCGCCATATCGAGCGCGCCCGCGCCCTGGTGCTGCTGGTCGACCTCGGGCCCGGCGCCGAGATCGCTCCCGACGCCCAGCTGCGCATCCTGCTGGCCGAACTCGGCGCCTACCGGCCCGATCTTCTGCAGCGCCGGCGCCTGCTGGTCGGATCGAAGGCCGACGTGGCCACCGGGAGCCTGCCGGAGGCCGACATGGCGGTCTCCGCCGTGACCGGCACCGGTGTCGCCGAGCTGACCGGCCGCCTGGCGACCCTCGTGCGCCAAGCCCGCCAGGACGAGCCTCAGCCCGATGCCGACGTGGCGCCGGTGGTGCACCGACCTGTCGCCGACCGCGCTGCCGATGCCGTCAGTGTCCGGCGAGAGGGCGACGCTTGGCGCGTCCTCGGACGTCCGGCGGAGCGGGCGGTGGCCCTGTCGGACCTCACCGACCCGCAGGCCCAGGACTACGTGGCGCAGCGACTGCGAGCGCTCGGCGTGGACCGGGAGCTGGCCCGTGCGGGTGCGCACGCCGGCGACGAGGTGCGCATCGGGTCCCTGGCCTTCGACTACGAGCCCGACGAGGCGATCGCTCCGGCCGCGAGCGCCTCACGTCCCGGGCGCAGCGGCCGATGA
- the proB gene encoding glutamate 5-kinase, translated as MIVVVKIGTSSLTDDSGHVDTGEIQRLCGLLAELRADGHQVLLVTSAAITAGRWMLGFETRPTDPVVLQAASAVGQGHLMAVYNEAFGGLGLLAGQVLLTPLDFFERSRYLRVRETLQRLLSLGVVPVINENDAVADDEIQFGDNDRIAALVAQLVHADLLVILTDTEGLHTADPRISSEASLIAEIREIDRELEAAAGGVGNADARGGMASKLSAAKIASWAGVPTVIASSRRPGVLRDAVAGGNVGTLAQPRAERLGARKLWIAFAVRSVGTLGVDEGARRALVERGKSLLAVGVRSVSGEFVAGDAVEVAGPDGEVFAKGLVRLPSARLDTVIGRRSTEHEAGTPEELIHRDDMVLLAP; from the coding sequence ATGATCGTCGTCGTCAAGATCGGGACGTCCTCGCTGACCGATGACTCGGGGCACGTCGACACGGGCGAGATCCAGCGTCTCTGCGGGTTGCTGGCCGAGCTGCGCGCCGACGGGCACCAAGTGCTGCTGGTGACGTCGGCGGCCATCACGGCCGGTCGCTGGATGCTCGGGTTCGAGACGCGGCCGACCGACCCGGTCGTGCTGCAGGCCGCCTCCGCAGTCGGTCAGGGCCATCTCATGGCGGTCTACAACGAGGCCTTCGGAGGTCTGGGCCTATTGGCCGGGCAGGTCCTGCTGACCCCGCTGGACTTCTTCGAGCGGAGCCGCTACCTGCGTGTTCGCGAAACCCTGCAGCGTCTCCTGTCCCTGGGCGTGGTCCCTGTCATCAACGAGAACGACGCCGTCGCCGATGACGAGATCCAGTTCGGCGACAACGACCGGATCGCCGCCCTGGTGGCGCAACTCGTGCATGCCGATCTGCTGGTGATACTGACCGACACCGAGGGACTGCACACCGCCGACCCTCGCATCTCGTCGGAGGCGTCGCTGATCGCGGAGATCCGCGAGATCGACAGGGAACTGGAGGCGGCGGCCGGCGGCGTCGGCAACGCCGACGCCCGCGGGGGCATGGCGTCGAAGCTGTCGGCGGCCAAGATCGCCAGCTGGGCGGGGGTGCCGACGGTGATCGCCTCCTCCCGGCGCCCCGGCGTGCTGCGCGACGCGGTGGCGGGGGGGAACGTGGGCACGCTCGCCCAACCGCGTGCCGAGCGCCTCGGCGCACGCAAGCTCTGGATCGCCTTCGCCGTCCGATCCGTCGGCACCCTGGGGGTGGACGAGGGGGCGCGCCGCGCCCTGGTGGAGCGAGGCAAGTCCCTGCTGGCAGTGGGTGTGCGCTCGGTGAGCGGCGAGTTCGTAGCGGGCGATGCGGTGGAAGTCGCCGGGCCCGACGGCGAGGTGTTCGCCAAGGGTCTGGTGCGGCTGCCCTCGGCGCGCCTGGACACCGTCATCGGGCGCCGCAGCACCGAGCACGAGGCCGGCACGCCGGAGGAGTTGATCCACCGCGACGACATGGTGCTGCTGGCGCCGTAG
- a CDS encoding sodium:calcium antiporter encodes MAGDVVFALLGLALLLAGSHWLVAGGARLAARRGMSPVVVGAVILGFGTSLPELVVGITSAAQGDAALGLGGIVGSNAANMGLVLGVAALAAPIAADRSAWWRVPAAAVAVGLFGGLLLSGGGVIERWEGGVLLAAMVVATWWLLRDPATPADAPVRDPGAAAEGATESASSGLDRWIEAGVLRLAPRSRGELWRLILGVAAIALGAQVAVDGFTGIAARLGIATGLVGLSLVAIGTSLPELATALVGIRRRQPLLTLGNLLGSNIFNSLAIGGIVVLVRPGGLGAEGTPWVAAGAMMGLTLLAVLFLATNRQRRRLERWEGGALLAAYAVALPFILMS; translated from the coding sequence ATGGCCGGCGACGTCGTCTTCGCGCTGCTGGGGCTGGCGCTGCTGCTCGCCGGGTCCCACTGGCTGGTGGCCGGCGGGGCGCGTCTGGCGGCACGCCGGGGAATGTCGCCGGTCGTGGTGGGCGCGGTGATCCTGGGCTTCGGCACCAGCCTGCCCGAACTGGTCGTGGGGATCACCTCGGCGGCGCAGGGGGATGCCGCCCTGGGGCTGGGCGGCATCGTGGGTTCCAACGCTGCCAACATGGGCCTGGTGCTGGGTGTGGCGGCCCTTGCCGCGCCGATCGCGGCCGATCGATCGGCGTGGTGGCGCGTTCCTGCCGCGGCGGTCGCGGTGGGACTGTTCGGGGGTCTGCTGCTGAGCGGGGGAGGCGTCATCGAGCGCTGGGAGGGGGGTGTACTCCTGGCGGCGATGGTGGTGGCGACGTGGTGGCTGCTGCGTGACCCGGCCACCCCGGCTGACGCCCCCGTACGCGACCCCGGAGCGGCGGCGGAGGGCGCCACCGAGTCGGCCTCCTCGGGGCTCGACCGCTGGATCGAAGCGGGCGTGCTTCGCCTGGCGCCGCGCAGCCGGGGCGAGCTCTGGCGGCTGATCCTGGGCGTGGCGGCGATCGCTCTGGGAGCGCAGGTGGCCGTGGACGGGTTCACCGGCATTGCCGCACGCCTCGGCATTGCCACGGGCCTGGTGGGACTGAGCCTCGTGGCGATCGGCACGTCGCTGCCCGAGTTGGCCACGGCGCTGGTCGGCATCCGCCGTCGCCAGCCGCTGTTGACGTTGGGCAACCTGCTCGGCAGCAATATCTTCAACAGCCTCGCCATCGGCGGGATCGTGGTGCTGGTGCGGCCCGGCGGACTCGGCGCCGAGGGCACGCCCTGGGTCGCCGCCGGGGCCATGATGGGCCTGACTCTGCTGGCGGTGCTGTTCCTGGCGACCAACCGGCAGCGGCGGCGCCTCGAACGCTGGGAGGGCGGCGCGCTGCTGGCGGCCTACGCCGTGGCCCTGCCCTTCATCCTCATGTCCTGA